ACAATGTGCCCCCTGCCAGCCGGGGCTCGCCcactcatcattcattcatccattctagagccagtctctgcctcccagacgcGGCAGGAGCCAAGCTCCTCCAACCAcaaggggggtggggggcggtgaATCACCTCTGAGTCCTGGGCCCAGGGTTCAGGGGAACCTTCCAAGGTGTCTGGTTGCCCTGCCTCTGGCCCTAGAACAGAAAGGGAGCCTCACGCTGGCTCACACAAAACAGCTGACACTGACTAAGGAACTGCAGCATTTGCACAGGGGGGGGTGTCCTCCTTCCTAGAGGCCCTGGGGGCCAGGCTGACTTGGGGGGCAGACTTGACACTAGGCCCCACTCACTCAGATGTCCTGAAATTCCACCATGGGGGTCACCCTGGGGGGTTAGGGACCTATTTTTAACACTAGGGGGCTGGCCCACTAGGAGGGCTGGCCCTAAAATACCGACCCCCCCCAACTCCCTAAAGAGGGGAGGAGATATTTATTTTGGGGAGAGTTTGGAGGGGAGGGagaatttattaataaaagaatCTTTAACTTTAAATGGTTTGGAGAGGCAGTGATCCCCGACTGACTCCCCTGagctggagggagggagtgagtCAGCCAGCCGCGGGGGCGGGGGTGAGGCGCTGACTCACACATTCTCAATGCCTGGAACTCAGCCGGCCAGGACCTGGCTGGCCCTAACAGTTTTCCAGGGAAGATCTTGAGGAGAAACCCCAGCATCCCGCACCTCTGCCCTCTCCACCATCCCCAAAAGCCCCAGGTTCTAGACTGAAGCCTTCCTTTGCTCAGCAATCTTTATTCAGTTCTTCTTGGGGGTGGGATGCCTCCCTTCCCATGCTCCCACCCCTCCCATCCCAGAGCTCCGTTGGGCTCAGTGTCCTCTGTTGAGGGAAGGTCTTGGTGCCCAGATGCCTGGTCTGCAGGAGAGGGAGGAACCTTGTCCCTTTGCAGGAGTCGCTGGTCTCTTCTGTTGTGGGGAagaaggaaggtgggaggggcAGTCCACCAGCACTCAGAGCTCCGTTATGTCTCCAGCTGGGGTTGCAGGGTAGGGGGGACTGGGGGTATCCCCCAGCCTCAGCAGACGGAGGGCCTCGGGGATGAGGCTGCCAGGGTAGCGCCAGAGAAGCAGCTCAGAGCAAGGGCTTCTAGAAGAAGAAATGACTGTCAGGGCATGGGGCTAAGGCTGGCCTAGCTgagcacctcccaccaggtccagGTCCCCAGGGACTCCTGGGTTCCCAGCACTTTCCAAAGAGCCAAGATGAGAAACAACCCAGAGGTCAGCTAGAGCTAAAAATGGCACGATGAGGCAGGGCCTGAGGTCAGCTGCGAGGACCGTCTGTGATTCTGCAGAAGGCCTGGCCAGTGAAGGAGCCTACCTGAGTGGGGGCAGGGCTTGGGGGAAGACCATGGGGGGGCTGCAGTAGGGGTGGTCATTGTGCAGGCTGAGTTGAGAGAAGTGGGTGGCCATGTTCTCCTCAGACAGAAACTGCTTGCGCAGAGGCTCCCTGGGGAGAGATGGGAGAGAGGCAGGCTGGGATATTGAGACAGGAGGCAGCCTGTTGGGGACCAGAGGTGACAGAGCTCTCGTTGGGagtccctccctgcccccaaacTCACTGCTCCTCCTCCAGGCGCCGCTTGGTGCTCATGGGCACAGCTCCTCGGAGAGGGGAGCTGGGAAAAAAAGAGAGCCTGGTGCACCCCACCCTCTTGGCCCCTTCCCAAGGATATGCCCGCCTGAGCCTGCAGCATCAGCCAGGAGCCCCAAGCCCATTACTGTCTCAGCTGGTGCTGGTCTCCCCTCTCCTGGGCCATCCAGCAGCGTACTTCGGAAGTCTCGACCCTTAGCTGCAGCCCCAATACCATCTCAGCTCACGCCTAAGCCCCACCGATTCGCCCCATCCCGTGTTCATCCTGCAGACCAGCCCTGAGCACCCAGCCAAAGCTCCTGCGGCCCTTGGTCAGGCCCACCCTGGTCCCCCACACGCACCTGGCGTCCAGGCCCCGAGTCACCTCCAAGGCGGCCCGCGGGAGGCGCTGGGCCCCACCCTGGGGGCCTCGCTCCAAGGGCTGCTGAAGGATCATTGGGTTTTGGGGTCCTGCGGGTGGGATCTGGGCGACAGGGGAGGAGTCTCTGAGGGCGTGGCCCAGCGAGGATGGGCGTGGCTTTAGGCGGGCACAGCGGCGAGGTTCTGCGCGGGCGCGGAAGACGGGCGGCGCGTGGCGGAAGGCAGGCTTGCTCCTCGGGGTGGGGGAGGGTATCCGGCTTAGCGGGGCTGCAGTGGACACCACTTCTTAATGTCGGGGGTCTTCGCGGCGCTCACCTCGGCTCCTGGGGTTCAGGAAGGTACGCAGCACCCACCTTCGCGCTGAAGGCAGTAGGGCGCCACGGAGAGGAACCGCTGTAGGCACGTAAGGCCTCGTGAAGTTGCG
The genomic region above belongs to Chlorocebus sabaeus isolate Y175 chromosome 5, mChlSab1.0.hap1, whole genome shotgun sequence and contains:
- the HCFC1R1 gene encoding host cell factor C1 regulator 1 isoform X2, whose product is MILQQPLERGPQGGAQRLPRAALEVTRGLDAREPLRKQFLSEENMATHFSQLSLHNDHPYCSPPMVFPQALPPLRSPCSELLLWRYPGSLIPEALRLLRLGDTPSPPYPATPAGDITEL
- the HCFC1R1 gene encoding host cell factor C1 regulator 1 isoform X1, which codes for MILQQPLERGPQGGAQRLPRAALEVTRGLDASSPLRGAVPMSTKRRLEEEQEPLRKQFLSEENMATHFSQLSLHNDHPYCSPPMVFPQALPPLRSPCSELLLWRYPGSLIPEALRLLRLGDTPSPPYPATPAGDITEL